From a region of the Drosophila virilis strain 15010-1051.87 chromosome 3, Dvir_AGI_RSII-ME, whole genome shotgun sequence genome:
- the LOC6623821 gene encoding lysosomal proton-coupled steroid conjugate and bile acid symporter SLC46A3 isoform X1 produces MRVCMGGSENDRRDSIASSSVASNNAVAVAPPRRSFGQWLMHCITSISVEPTMFLYMFAFMITSVVEQNFFLQKACSVNNNFSAEICANINKPEYEPYKKQVLDTTAWFHQWEDISAHVFPIIIALFLGSFSDRRGRKLPLLMGLVGKLIYSTMIVVNAKMPTWPVEYIIYTATLPSAVTGADVAIFASCFAYISDITTLQQRTIRVTILDAIYLTAMPTGVALGSYLFYNVFNQSYADMFAVNAALLLLAIIYTLLVLKWQTTPNQRSLRELGCCGFWGDFFDRQHIKDSLGVLMKPRRGHRRSFLFILLASMALYTFQRDEGNYLYLYTFDKFNWQVSTYSTFKTFKSTAFVIAMLLAVPLMNKLLGWRDTTIIFIGTWAHAIARLFYYFAPNPTLFYAGAVVCSLGPIVGPMIRSMTSKIVPQSERGKVFALLSVCDNAVPFISGVCYSQIYRATLNTNHGGGVYLLTIGTQLAVFLMILCIHIVLGRSSLAVPEVPEKESGLISNEDVQDRTNKADQEAH; encoded by the exons ATGCGCGTGTGTATG GGTGGCTCAGAAAATGACAGACGCGACAGCATTGCGAGCAGCTCGGTTGCCAGCAACAATGCCGTCGCCGTTGCACCGCCGCGTCGCAGCTTCGGCCAGTGGCTGATGCACTGCATCACCTCCATTTCTGTGGAGCCGACCATGTTCCTGTACATGTTCGCCTTCATGATCACCTCGGTGGTGGAGCAGAATTTCTTTCTGCAAAAGGCCTGCAGTGTGAACAACAATTTCAGCGCCGAAATCTGTGCTAATATCAATAAGCCGGAATACGAGCCGTACAAGAAACAAGTGCTGGACACCACCGCCTGGTTCCATCAATGGGAGGACATCTCGGCGCATGTTTTTCCCATTATTATAGCATTGTTTCTGGGCTCATTTTCGGATCGGCGCGGTCGCAAGCTGCCCCTGCTAATGGGTCTAGTCGGTAAGTTAATCTACTCAACCATGATTGTGGTGAATGCCAAGATGCCGACCTGGCCGGTGGAGTACATAATCTATACGGCAACGCTGCCGTCGGCGGTAACGGGTGCCGATGTGGCCATATTTGCCTCCTGCTTTGCTTATATATCGGATATAACaacgctgcagcagcgcacAATTAGGGTAACCATATTGGATGCGATCTATCTGACCGCAATGCCAACGGGCGTGGCATTGGGCTCGTATCTGTTCTACAATGTGTTCAATCAGTCCTATGCGGACATGTTTGCGGTAAATGcagccctgctgctgctggccatcaTCTACACGCTCTTGGTCCTGAAG TGGCAAACGACGCCCAATCAGCGATCGCTGCGCGAGCTGGGCTGCTGCGGCTTCTGGGGCGATTTCTTTGACAGGCAGCACATCAAGGACTCGCTGGGCGTGCTAATGAAGCCCCGACGTGGCCATAGACGCAGTTTTCTGTTCATTTTGCTCGCCAGCATGGCGCTGTACACGTTCCAGCGAGATGAGGGCaactatttgtatttgtatacgTTCGACAAGTTCAACTGGCAAGTCAGCACCTACAGCACCTTCAAGACCTTCAAGTCGACGGCCTTTGTGATTGCCATGCTGCTGGCGGTGCCGCTGATGAACAAGCTGCTCGGCTGGCGGGATACG ACCATCATCTTTATTGGCACCTGGGCGCATGCGATTGCCCGTTTGTTTTACTATTTTGCGCCGAATCCCACGCTGTTCTATGCTGGCGCCGTGGTCTGCAGCTTGGGTCCCATTGTCGGGCCCATGATCCGTTCGATGACGTCCAAGATTGTGCCGCAATCGGAACGCGGCAAGGTCTTTGCCCTGCTCTCCGTTTGCGACAATGCGGTGCCATTTATTAGCGGCGTTTGCTACTCCCAAATCTATCGGGCCACGCTCAACACGAATCATGGAGGCGGCGTCTATCTGCTGACCATTGGCACCCAGCTGGCCGTCTTTCTGATGATACT ctgcatacACATTGTGCTGGGCCGGAGCTCACTAGCGGTGCCCGAGGTGCCCGAGAAGGAGAGCGGACTGATCAGCAACGAGGATGTTCAGGACCGGACAAACAAAGCGGACCAGGAGGCACATTGA
- the LOC6623821 gene encoding lysosomal proton-coupled steroid conjugate and bile acid symporter SLC46A3 isoform X3: MSAAEGGSENDRRDSIASSSVASNNAVAVAPPRRSFGQWLMHCITSISVEPTMFLYMFAFMITSVVEQNFFLQKACSVNNNFSAEICANINKPEYEPYKKQVLDTTAWFHQWEDISAHVFPIIIALFLGSFSDRRGRKLPLLMGLVGKLIYSTMIVVNAKMPTWPVEYIIYTATLPSAVTGADVAIFASCFAYISDITTLQQRTIRVTILDAIYLTAMPTGVALGSYLFYNVFNQSYADMFAVNAALLLLAIIYTLLVLKWQTTPNQRSLRELGCCGFWGDFFDRQHIKDSLGVLMKPRRGHRRSFLFILLASMALYTFQRDEGNYLYLYTFDKFNWQVSTYSTFKTFKSTAFVIAMLLAVPLMNKLLGWRDTTIIFIGTWAHAIARLFYYFAPNPTLFYAGAVVCSLGPIVGPMIRSMTSKIVPQSERGKVFALLSVCDNAVPFISGVCYSQIYRATLNTNHGGGVYLLTIGTQLAVFLMILCIHIVLGRSSLAVPEVPEKESGLISNEDVQDRTNKADQEAH, from the exons ATGAGCGCGGCGGAG GGTGGCTCAGAAAATGACAGACGCGACAGCATTGCGAGCAGCTCGGTTGCCAGCAACAATGCCGTCGCCGTTGCACCGCCGCGTCGCAGCTTCGGCCAGTGGCTGATGCACTGCATCACCTCCATTTCTGTGGAGCCGACCATGTTCCTGTACATGTTCGCCTTCATGATCACCTCGGTGGTGGAGCAGAATTTCTTTCTGCAAAAGGCCTGCAGTGTGAACAACAATTTCAGCGCCGAAATCTGTGCTAATATCAATAAGCCGGAATACGAGCCGTACAAGAAACAAGTGCTGGACACCACCGCCTGGTTCCATCAATGGGAGGACATCTCGGCGCATGTTTTTCCCATTATTATAGCATTGTTTCTGGGCTCATTTTCGGATCGGCGCGGTCGCAAGCTGCCCCTGCTAATGGGTCTAGTCGGTAAGTTAATCTACTCAACCATGATTGTGGTGAATGCCAAGATGCCGACCTGGCCGGTGGAGTACATAATCTATACGGCAACGCTGCCGTCGGCGGTAACGGGTGCCGATGTGGCCATATTTGCCTCCTGCTTTGCTTATATATCGGATATAACaacgctgcagcagcgcacAATTAGGGTAACCATATTGGATGCGATCTATCTGACCGCAATGCCAACGGGCGTGGCATTGGGCTCGTATCTGTTCTACAATGTGTTCAATCAGTCCTATGCGGACATGTTTGCGGTAAATGcagccctgctgctgctggccatcaTCTACACGCTCTTGGTCCTGAAG TGGCAAACGACGCCCAATCAGCGATCGCTGCGCGAGCTGGGCTGCTGCGGCTTCTGGGGCGATTTCTTTGACAGGCAGCACATCAAGGACTCGCTGGGCGTGCTAATGAAGCCCCGACGTGGCCATAGACGCAGTTTTCTGTTCATTTTGCTCGCCAGCATGGCGCTGTACACGTTCCAGCGAGATGAGGGCaactatttgtatttgtatacgTTCGACAAGTTCAACTGGCAAGTCAGCACCTACAGCACCTTCAAGACCTTCAAGTCGACGGCCTTTGTGATTGCCATGCTGCTGGCGGTGCCGCTGATGAACAAGCTGCTCGGCTGGCGGGATACG ACCATCATCTTTATTGGCACCTGGGCGCATGCGATTGCCCGTTTGTTTTACTATTTTGCGCCGAATCCCACGCTGTTCTATGCTGGCGCCGTGGTCTGCAGCTTGGGTCCCATTGTCGGGCCCATGATCCGTTCGATGACGTCCAAGATTGTGCCGCAATCGGAACGCGGCAAGGTCTTTGCCCTGCTCTCCGTTTGCGACAATGCGGTGCCATTTATTAGCGGCGTTTGCTACTCCCAAATCTATCGGGCCACGCTCAACACGAATCATGGAGGCGGCGTCTATCTGCTGACCATTGGCACCCAGCTGGCCGTCTTTCTGATGATACT ctgcatacACATTGTGCTGGGCCGGAGCTCACTAGCGGTGCCCGAGGTGCCCGAGAAGGAGAGCGGACTGATCAGCAACGAGGATGTTCAGGACCGGACAAACAAAGCGGACCAGGAGGCACATTGA
- the st gene encoding protein scarlet: protein MSDADSRRLLTQDQHELQMVRIGQGNGTSSDNPSVDTTPKLSKRNSSERSLPLRSYSKWSPTEQGATLVWRDLCVYTNVGSARGMKRIINNSTGAVQPGSLMALMGASGSGKTTLMSTLAYRQQGGTVVQGDILINGRRVGPFMHRISGYVYQDDLFIGALTVLEHLNFMANLRLDRRVSSEERRLIIRELLERTGLLSASNTRIGCGDDEKVLSGGERKRLAFAVELLNNPVILFCDEPTTGLDSYSAQQLVATLHELAQKGTTILCTIHQPSSQLFDNFNNVMLLADGRVAFTGSPQHALSFFADHGYYCPEAYNPADFLIGVLATDPGYEQASQRSAQHLCDQFAVSSAAKQRDMLVNLEIHMAQSGNFPYDTELDSFRGVAWYRRFYVVWLRATLTLLRDPTVQWMRFLQKMAMAFIIGACFAGTTELTQLGVQAVQGTIFIMISENTYHPMYSVLNIFPQGFPLFMRETRSGLYSTAQYYVANILAMLPGMIIEPLLFVVICYWITGLRATLYAFGITAICVVLVMNVATACGCFFSTAFNSVPLAMAYLVPLDYIIMITSGIFIKISSLPVAFYWTQFLSWMLYANEAMTIAQWSGVQNITCFGESADLPCFHTGQDVLDKYSFSESNLYRNLLAILGIYFGFHLLGYYFLWRRARKI, encoded by the exons ATGTCAGATGCAGATAGCAGGCGATTGTTAACGCAGGATCAGCATGAGCTGCAGATGGTGCGCATTGGCCAGGGCAATGGAACGTCCAGCGATAATCCGAGCGTGGATACCACGCCCAAGCTGTCCAAGCGCAACAGTTCCGAGCGCAGTCTGCCGCTGCGCAGCTACAGCAAATGGTCGCCCACGGAGCAGGGCGCAACGTTGGTCTGGCGGGATCTATGCGTGTACACCAATGTGGGCTCCGCACGTGGCATGAAGCGCATCATCAATAACTCCACAGGCGCTGTGCAGCCAGGCTCGCTGATGGCTCTGATGGGCGCAAG CGGCTCGGGCAAGACGACGCTAATGTCAACACTCGCCTATAGGCAGCAAG GTGGCACTGTGGTTCAAGGTGATATTCTGATCAATGGCCGGCGCGTTGGACCCTTCATGCATCGCATCAGCGGCTATGTGTACCAGGATGATCTCTTCATTGGCGCCCTCACCGTGCTGGAGCATTTGAACTTTATG GCCAATCTACGCCTGGATCGGCGCGTCTCGAGCGAAGAGCGTCGTCTTATTATCAGGGAGCTGTTGGAGCGCACGGGCCTGCTGTCCGCCTCAAACACACGGATTGGCTGCGGCGACGATGAGAAGGTGCTCTCCGGTGGTGAACGCAAACGCTTGGCCTTCGCCGTCGAACTGCTCAACAATCCGGTGATCCTGTTCTGTGACGAGCCCACAACCGGGCTGGACTCGTACAGCGCACAGCAGCTGGTGGCCACGCTGCACGAGCTGGCCCAGAAGGGCACCACCATACTGTGCACCATTCATCAG CCCAGCTCCCAGCTGTTTGACAACTTCAACAATGTGATGCTCCTCGCTGATGGCCGCGTGGCCTTCACGGGCTCGCCGCAGCACGCGTTAAGCTTCTTTGCGGACCATGGCTACTACTGTCCGGAGGCCTACAATCCGGCGGATTTTCTCATCGGTGTCTTGGCCACAGATCCTGGCTATGAGCAGGCCTCCCAGCGGTCCGCGCAGCATTTGTGCGATCAGTTTGCGGTCAGCTCGGCGGCCAAGCAGCGGGATATGCTGGTCAATCTGGAGATACATATGGCCCAGTCCGGCAACTTTCCCTATGACACGGAACTGGACTCATTCCGGGGCGTGGCCTGGTATAGACGCTTCTATGTGGTCTGGCTGCGTGCCACGCTGACGCTACTCCGCGATCCCACAGTACAATGGATGCGATTTCTGCAGAAGATGGCCATGGCCTTTATCATAGGCGCCTGCTTTGCGGGCACCACGGAGCTGACGCAGCTGGGCGTACAGGCGGTGCAG GGCACGATATTCATTATGATATCGGAGAACACCTATCACCCCATGTATTCCGTGCTGAACATCTTTCCACAGGGCTTTCCGCTCTTCATGCGCGAGACACGATCCGGCTTGTACTCCACGGCGCAGTACTATGTCGCGAATATATTGGCCATG CTGCCCGGCATGATTATCGAGCCGCTGTTGTTCGTGGTCATCTGCTATTGGATTACGGGCCTGCGCGCCACCCTCTATGCATTTGGCATTACGGCCATTTGCGTGGTGCTGGTGATGAATGTGGCCACCGCTTGTGGTTGCTTCTTTTCCACGGCCTTCAACTCGGTGCCGCTGGCCATGGCGTACTTGGTGCCGCTTGATTACATTATTATGATAACGTCGGGCATCTTCATCAAAATCAG TTCCCTGCCTGTGGCATTTTATTGGACGCAATTCCTGTCCTGGATGCTCTATGCAAACGAGGCCATGACAATTGCCCAATGGTCGGGCGTGCAAAACATCA CCTGCTTTGGGGAGAGCGCGGACCTGCCATGCTTCCACACCGGGCAGGATGTGCTGGACAAGTACAGCTTCAGCGAGTCGAATCTCTATCGCAATCTGCTGGCCATTCTGGGCATTTACTTTGGCTTCCATCTGCTTGGCTACTATTTCCTTTGGCGTCGTGCGCGCAAAATTTAA
- the LOC6623821 gene encoding lysosomal proton-coupled steroid conjugate and bile acid symporter SLC46A3 isoform X2: MRGGSENDRRDSIASSSVASNNAVAVAPPRRSFGQWLMHCITSISVEPTMFLYMFAFMITSVVEQNFFLQKACSVNNNFSAEICANINKPEYEPYKKQVLDTTAWFHQWEDISAHVFPIIIALFLGSFSDRRGRKLPLLMGLVGKLIYSTMIVVNAKMPTWPVEYIIYTATLPSAVTGADVAIFASCFAYISDITTLQQRTIRVTILDAIYLTAMPTGVALGSYLFYNVFNQSYADMFAVNAALLLLAIIYTLLVLKWQTTPNQRSLRELGCCGFWGDFFDRQHIKDSLGVLMKPRRGHRRSFLFILLASMALYTFQRDEGNYLYLYTFDKFNWQVSTYSTFKTFKSTAFVIAMLLAVPLMNKLLGWRDTTIIFIGTWAHAIARLFYYFAPNPTLFYAGAVVCSLGPIVGPMIRSMTSKIVPQSERGKVFALLSVCDNAVPFISGVCYSQIYRATLNTNHGGGVYLLTIGTQLAVFLMILCIHIVLGRSSLAVPEVPEKESGLISNEDVQDRTNKADQEAH; this comes from the exons ATGCGC GGTGGCTCAGAAAATGACAGACGCGACAGCATTGCGAGCAGCTCGGTTGCCAGCAACAATGCCGTCGCCGTTGCACCGCCGCGTCGCAGCTTCGGCCAGTGGCTGATGCACTGCATCACCTCCATTTCTGTGGAGCCGACCATGTTCCTGTACATGTTCGCCTTCATGATCACCTCGGTGGTGGAGCAGAATTTCTTTCTGCAAAAGGCCTGCAGTGTGAACAACAATTTCAGCGCCGAAATCTGTGCTAATATCAATAAGCCGGAATACGAGCCGTACAAGAAACAAGTGCTGGACACCACCGCCTGGTTCCATCAATGGGAGGACATCTCGGCGCATGTTTTTCCCATTATTATAGCATTGTTTCTGGGCTCATTTTCGGATCGGCGCGGTCGCAAGCTGCCCCTGCTAATGGGTCTAGTCGGTAAGTTAATCTACTCAACCATGATTGTGGTGAATGCCAAGATGCCGACCTGGCCGGTGGAGTACATAATCTATACGGCAACGCTGCCGTCGGCGGTAACGGGTGCCGATGTGGCCATATTTGCCTCCTGCTTTGCTTATATATCGGATATAACaacgctgcagcagcgcacAATTAGGGTAACCATATTGGATGCGATCTATCTGACCGCAATGCCAACGGGCGTGGCATTGGGCTCGTATCTGTTCTACAATGTGTTCAATCAGTCCTATGCGGACATGTTTGCGGTAAATGcagccctgctgctgctggccatcaTCTACACGCTCTTGGTCCTGAAG TGGCAAACGACGCCCAATCAGCGATCGCTGCGCGAGCTGGGCTGCTGCGGCTTCTGGGGCGATTTCTTTGACAGGCAGCACATCAAGGACTCGCTGGGCGTGCTAATGAAGCCCCGACGTGGCCATAGACGCAGTTTTCTGTTCATTTTGCTCGCCAGCATGGCGCTGTACACGTTCCAGCGAGATGAGGGCaactatttgtatttgtatacgTTCGACAAGTTCAACTGGCAAGTCAGCACCTACAGCACCTTCAAGACCTTCAAGTCGACGGCCTTTGTGATTGCCATGCTGCTGGCGGTGCCGCTGATGAACAAGCTGCTCGGCTGGCGGGATACG ACCATCATCTTTATTGGCACCTGGGCGCATGCGATTGCCCGTTTGTTTTACTATTTTGCGCCGAATCCCACGCTGTTCTATGCTGGCGCCGTGGTCTGCAGCTTGGGTCCCATTGTCGGGCCCATGATCCGTTCGATGACGTCCAAGATTGTGCCGCAATCGGAACGCGGCAAGGTCTTTGCCCTGCTCTCCGTTTGCGACAATGCGGTGCCATTTATTAGCGGCGTTTGCTACTCCCAAATCTATCGGGCCACGCTCAACACGAATCATGGAGGCGGCGTCTATCTGCTGACCATTGGCACCCAGCTGGCCGTCTTTCTGATGATACT ctgcatacACATTGTGCTGGGCCGGAGCTCACTAGCGGTGCCCGAGGTGCCCGAGAAGGAGAGCGGACTGATCAGCAACGAGGATGTTCAGGACCGGACAAACAAAGCGGACCAGGAGGCACATTGA
- the aos gene encoding protein giant-lens, which produces MASIRAHSLLLLLRLMLLPLPLLLLLLMLTGGAQSTRLPLEVYELTPTASTDSDAKHKSLEYAIYDPKELTGAPKAAAAAAAATTTTSSTARPSSEKPLTIAVVSISAEQQQQQQSELEPATQAGRRARQMLQQQHRLSSSSSSSNKHAHSVKDLRILYQVGDSEADLPVCAPNAVCSKIDLYETPWIERQCRCPESNRMPNNVIVHHHEHPHGTMSEGQKYRSYYEKEKLLQHKRLLLDKKYESLHLKKLMQKLGAVYEDDLQLPSAGDYVERSPDYNEALPPAYEELADNELPQAPARGATHMRHSGHRGLKEAVSFIGGCPSNLGVEDGHTIADKTRHYKLCQPVHKLPVCKHFRDYTWTLTTAAELNVTEQVVHCRCPKNSVTYLAKREPVPNSSTAYRYLFACSPLTRLRCQRKQPCKLFTVRKRQEFLDEVNINSLCQCPKGHRCPSHHTQSGVIAGESFLEDNIQTYSGYCMAND; this is translated from the exons atggccAGCATACGTGCGcattcgctgctgctgttgctgcggcttatgttgctgccgttgccgttgctgttgctgctgctgatgttgacAGGCGGCGCACAGAGCACGCGCCTGCCGCTGGAGGTGTACGAGCTAACGCCAACGGCCAGCACTGACAGCGATGCCAAGCACAAGAGCTTGGAATATGCCATCTACGATCCCAAAGAGCTAACAGGTGCGCCcaaggcagcggcagcagcagcagcagcaacaacaaccaccagCAGCACGGCGAGGCCAAGCAGCGAAAAGCCGCTAACTATTGCCGTGGTCAGCATCTCagcggagcagcagcagcagcaacagtcggAGCTGGAGCCTGCCACACAGGCGGGGCGACGTGCGCGCcaaatgctgcagcagcaacatcgactgagcagcagcagcagcagcagcaacaagcatGCGCACAGCGTCAAGGATCTGCGCATACTCTACCAAGTTGGG GACTCCGAGGCTGATTTGCCCGTGTGTGCACCGAATGCGGTCTGCTCCAAGATCGACCTGTACGAGACGCCCTGGATAGAGCGCCAGTGTCGCTGTCCCGAATCGAATCGCATGCCCAACAATGTCATAGTGCATCATCATGAGCACCCACATGGCACGATGTCTGAGGGCCAGAAATATCGCAGCTACTACGAGAAGGAGAAACTGTTGCAGCACAAGCGCCTGCTGCTGGACAAGAAATACGAGAGTTTGCATCTGAAGAAGCTCATGCAGAAACTGGGCGCTGTTTACGAGGATGATCTGCAGCTGCCATCTGCGGGAGACTATGTGGAACGTTCGCCGGACTACAACGAGGCGCTGCCGCCGGCCTACGAGGAGCTGGCAGACAACGAACTGCCCCAGGCGCCAGCACGCGGCGCGACGCACATGCGTCACTCGGGTCATCGCGGTCTCAAGGAAGCAGTCAGCTTTATTGGCGGCTGCCCGAGCAATTTGGGCGTGGAAGATGGCCACACAATAGCCGACAAGACCAGGCACTACAAGCTGTGCCAGCCGGTCCACAAGCTACCCGTTTGCAA GCACTTCCGTGACTACACCTGGACACTGACCACCGCCGCAGAGCTGAATGTCACCGAGCAGGTCGTGCACTGTCGTTGTCCCAAGAACTCTGTTACCTATCTGGCCAAACGCGAGCCAGtgcccaacagcagcacagCCTATCGCTATCTCTTCGCCTGCTCCCCGCTGACG CGCCTACGTTGCCAGCGCAAGCAGCCGTGCAAGCTGTTTACGGTGCGTAAACGTCAGGAGTTTCTCGACGAGGTCAACATCAATTCGCTGTGCCAATGCCCCAAGGGTCATCGCTGTCCCAGCCATCACACACAGTCGGGCGTTATAGCGGGCGAGAGTTTTCTGGAGGACAATATACAGACATATTCCGGCTATTGCATGGCCAACGATtga